In Archocentrus centrarchus isolate MPI-CPG fArcCen1 chromosome 1, fArcCen1, whole genome shotgun sequence, the following proteins share a genomic window:
- the LOC115772354 gene encoding uncharacterized protein LOC115772354 has product MVTSPVADVQATNPGLTLVESLTHQSTAIPDCFQQEQVDGSPLVHSFSEEELRQKQTSDPTINAVIVLLETGETPCPTLRLELPELPLLLRELARLEMQNGVLYRKRQDGPNISYQLVLPEELRATALRSLHHDMGHLGVERTVDLARARFYWPKMRMTIEKMVKACERCIRRKTHPEKAAPLMNIKTCRPLELVCIDFLSIEPDRSNTKDVLVITDHFTKYAVAIPTPNQRAQTVAKCLWENFIVHYGLPEKLLSDQGADFESRTIKELCELVGMRKVRTTPYHPRGNPVERFNRTLLQMLGTLDKSDKLRWKDFVKPLVHAYNCTKSDVTGFSPYELMFGRQPRLPIDLIFRLPTNASKQTHSQYVGNLKSRLEESYRIATSNAGKNASCNKARFDRRVIESILQKGDRVLVRNVKLRGKHKLADKWEEDVYIVLKRAGDMPVYTVKPESKDGPVQTLHRDLLLPCGFLSAAAEPETVKSRTNKRPRTRQCPVVESEEEIISDSDDVPDWAFFPRITPDAFVIVPETHKSSEPACAVRQSAETEESVVSLSPDAPATQSVVGNGNTGDIQGASNVNSPENDNLPEHDNLPEHDNLPEQDRLSEANALPELNSVDRSPQCLDLQQSEETPPDNEMSSDAVPDDGCCDANAPVTVQPEPLKFQTDGLQDAETSLRRSQRVHTKPKRLDYVKLGNPLIMVVNSLFQGLSEALTSSLNGFENASRDSVRHV; this is encoded by the coding sequence ATGGTCACTTCACCTGTAGCTGATGTTCAAGCCACCAATCCTGGGTTGACATTAGTTGAATCCCTCACTCACCAGTCCACAGCCATCCCcgactgcttccagcaggagcaAGTGGATGGGTCCCCTCTTGTCCATTCATTTTCAGAAGAagagttgaggcaaaaacaaacatcagatCCTACTATCAATGCAGTCATTGTACTCTTGGAGACCGGTGAAACTCCATGTCCCACCCTCAGGTTGGAGTTACCAGAACTACCCTTGTTACTCAGAGAGTTGGCTCGGTTGGAGATGCAGAATGGAGTGCTCTATCGTAAGCGACAAGATGGTCCAAACATCTCATATCAGCTTGTGCTTCCTGAGGAGCTAAGAGCTACAGCACTTAGGAGTCTTCATCATGATATGGGCCATCTTGGAGTCGAACGAACAGTAGATTTGGCAAGAGCCAGATTTTACTGGCCGAAAATGCGCATGACCATTGAAAAAATGGTTAAAGCCTGTGAGAGATGTATTCGCCGAAAAACACATCCAGAAAAAGCTGCTCCACTCATGAACATTAAAACCTGCCGACCGCTTGAACTGGTGTGCATTGACTTTTTGTCAATAGAGCCAGATCGCTCAAATACGAAAGACGTTCTAGTAATAACTGATCATTTCACAAAATATGCAGTGGCTATACCAACTCCAAACCAGCGAGCACAGACCGTAGCGAAGTGCCTCTGGGAAAACTTCATTGTCCATTATGGTCTTCCTGAAAAGCTCCTTAGCGATCAGGGTGCTGATTTTGAATCGAGGACCATAAAGGAACTTTGTGAACTTGTTGGCATGAGGAAAGTGCGCACAACTCCTTACCACCCCAGGGGAAACCCGGTTGAAAGATTTAACCGCACTCTTCTTCAAATGCTTGGAACACTTGATAAGTCAGACAAACTCCGCTGGAAAGATTTTGTCAAACCTCTGGTACATGCTTATAACTGTACAAAGAGTGATGTAACTGGATTCTCCCCCTACGAATTAATGTTCGGGAGACAACCCAGACTACCCATTGACTTGATCTTCAGATTGCCCACCAATGCTAGCAAGCAGACTCATTCCCAGTATGTTGGCAATTTAAAATCTCGGTTGGAAGAAAGTTATCGTATTGCTACTAGTAATGCAGGAAAGAATGCAAGTTGCAACAAAGCCAGATTTGATCGGCGAGTGATTGAATCAATCTTGCAGAAAGGAGACAGAGTTCTTGTACGAAATGTGAAGCTGCGTGGAAAACATAAGTTGGCAGACAAGTGGGAGGAGGATGTTTATATTGTCCTCAAGCGAGCTGGAGACATGCCAGTTTACACAGTTAAACCGGAAAGTAAAGATGGACCAGTGCAGACTCTGCACAGAGACCTGCTTCTGCCATGTGGATTcctgtcagcagctgcagaacCTGAGACAGTTAAATCTCGTACAAACAAGAGACCCAGAACGAGACAATGTCCAGTTGTTGAGAGTGAAGAGGAGATCATCTCAGACTCGGATGATGTTCCTGATTGGGCGTTTTTCCCTCGTATTACACCTGATGCATTTGTCATAGTGCCTGAAACTCACAAGTCGAGTGAGCCTGCTTGTGCAGTCCGGCAGTCAGCAGAAACAGAGGAGTCTGTAGTTTCCCTTTCACCCGATGCTCCAGCAACTCAGTCCGTTGTAGGAAATGGAAATACTGGAGACATTCAAGGTGCATCAAATGTCAACTCACCTGAAAATGACAACCTACCTGAACATGACAACCTACCTGAACATGACAACCTACCTGAACAAGACAGATTATCTGAAGCAAACGCCTTACCTGAACTGAACTCAGTTGACAGATCCCCCCAGTGTTTGGATTTGCAGCAATCTGAGGAAACTCCTCCAGATAATGAGATGAGTTCAGATGCAGTACCTGATGATGGGTGTTGTGATGCTAATGCACCTGTTACTGTCCAGCCTGAACCCTTAAAGTTTCAGACTGATGGACTTCAGGATGCTGAAACATCCCTTCGTCGCTCTCAAAGAGTGCACACAAAGCCTAAGAGATTGGATTATGTGAAACTAGGCAATCCTCTGATAATGGTGGTGAATTCTCTTTTCCAGGGTCTTAGTGAAGCACTGACTAGCTCCCTGAATGGTTTTGAGAATGCATCTCGTGATTCCGTCAGGCATGTGTAA